A stretch of Caballeronia sp. NK8 DNA encodes these proteins:
- a CDS encoding fumarylacetoacetate hydrolase family protein, with product MRFVNFIKEGQATLGVRDGDDVRVLGIEPLESVLARGVDLNEWARASASEEKLPMAGLRLLPPLQRPPKIICVGLNFADHTKESNYEQPAYPTLFLRVNTSLVAHDQPMIRPGVTDSEGLDYEGEIAVVIGKGGRHIAKDEALACVAGYSLFNDGSVREYQFKTPQWTVGKNFDATGAFGPDLITADELPPGVRGLRLETRVNGNVVQSANTDEMVFDVASLISIISEAITLEAGDVIVSGTPSGIGWARTPKLLMKAGDVCEVSVEGMGVLRNVIADEPAR from the coding sequence ATGCGGTTCGTGAATTTCATCAAGGAAGGACAAGCGACGCTCGGCGTGCGCGATGGCGACGATGTGCGCGTGCTCGGCATCGAGCCACTGGAATCGGTGCTGGCGCGCGGCGTCGATCTGAACGAATGGGCTCGTGCAAGCGCCAGCGAAGAGAAGCTGCCGATGGCGGGACTTCGTTTGCTGCCGCCCTTGCAGCGCCCGCCGAAGATCATCTGCGTGGGACTCAATTTCGCCGATCACACGAAGGAGAGCAACTACGAGCAGCCCGCGTATCCGACGCTGTTTCTGCGCGTGAACACGAGCCTCGTCGCGCACGATCAGCCGATGATCCGTCCCGGCGTGACGGACTCCGAAGGACTCGACTACGAAGGCGAGATCGCGGTCGTGATCGGCAAGGGCGGCCGTCATATCGCAAAGGACGAGGCGCTCGCCTGCGTGGCGGGTTATTCGCTCTTCAACGACGGCTCCGTGCGCGAGTATCAGTTCAAGACGCCGCAATGGACCGTGGGCAAGAACTTCGATGCGACCGGCGCGTTCGGCCCCGATCTCATCACCGCCGATGAACTGCCGCCGGGCGTCAGGGGCCTGCGGCTGGAAACGCGCGTGAACGGCAACGTGGTGCAGTCCGCGAATACCGACGAGATGGTGTTCGACGTGGCTTCGCTCATCAGCATCATCAGCGAGGCGATCACGCTCGAAGCGGGCGATGTGATCGTGTCGGGGACGCCCTCGGGCATCGGCTGGGCGCGCACGCCGAAGTTGCTGATGAAGGCGGGCGACGTGTGCGAAGTGAGCGTCGAAGGCATGGGCGTGCTGCGCAATGTCATCGCGGACGAACCGGCGCGCTGA
- a CDS encoding MFS transporter: MHAQSVAPQGIVDEAKTSPLQVLTLVLCFLVVAADGFDVASVGYVAPLLKSAWSLTPAQLGPIFGAGLFGLTVGSFLFGPLADRIGRKRVIAISLILFGLGSLACAFAPSAGWLIALRFLTGAGLGGAMPNSITLSSEFSPPRGRAMRVTLMFCGFTLGLAGGGAVASLLLPTFGWQGVFVFGGVFPLLLAPVIWLWLPESIRFMAGKPRYAKEARRTIERLTGDANTPIDTFAPEDARREHAQQSVIGTLFSTRYRTGTLLLWIAFFCTLWVYYQVSSWLPTVITSAGIDASHAARVGAMLPLGGTLGSLVNARLMDRMNPFFVLSGSYAIAAVSIALIGVAIGEPFLVYVTVFMAGFGLSGAQTGANVLVAGFYTTAARATGVSWALGVGRIGSIIGSMTGGVLLATFHSLTAAFALFAAPVVIAGLAMLANGWVYRSRA, encoded by the coding sequence ATGCATGCGCAATCCGTTGCACCGCAAGGCATCGTCGATGAAGCGAAGACCTCGCCGCTGCAGGTCCTGACGCTGGTTCTCTGCTTTCTCGTCGTTGCCGCCGATGGCTTCGATGTCGCGTCGGTCGGCTATGTCGCGCCGCTCCTGAAATCGGCATGGTCGCTGACGCCCGCGCAACTCGGGCCGATCTTCGGCGCGGGCCTCTTCGGCCTCACGGTCGGCAGCTTTCTGTTCGGGCCGCTCGCGGATCGCATCGGCCGCAAGCGGGTCATCGCGATCTCGCTGATTCTGTTCGGCCTCGGCAGTCTCGCCTGCGCCTTTGCGCCGTCGGCGGGATGGCTCATCGCGCTGCGCTTTCTGACCGGCGCGGGCCTCGGCGGCGCGATGCCCAACTCGATCACGCTGTCGTCCGAATTCAGTCCGCCGCGCGGCCGCGCGATGCGCGTCACGCTGATGTTTTGCGGCTTCACGCTCGGTCTCGCGGGCGGCGGCGCGGTCGCGTCGCTGCTGTTGCCCACGTTCGGATGGCAGGGCGTGTTCGTGTTCGGCGGCGTGTTTCCGCTGCTGCTCGCGCCGGTGATCTGGCTGTGGCTGCCGGAATCGATCCGCTTCATGGCCGGCAAGCCGCGCTATGCAAAGGAAGCGCGCCGCACCATCGAACGCCTGACCGGCGATGCGAATACGCCCATCGACACCTTCGCGCCCGAAGACGCGCGGCGCGAGCACGCGCAACAAAGCGTGATCGGCACGCTGTTTTCCACGCGCTATCGCACGGGCACGCTGCTGTTGTGGATCGCGTTCTTCTGCACGCTGTGGGTCTATTACCAGGTCAGCAGCTGGCTGCCGACGGTGATCACCAGCGCGGGCATCGATGCCTCGCATGCGGCGCGTGTCGGCGCGATGCTGCCGCTCGGCGGCACGCTCGGATCGCTCGTCAACGCGCGGCTGATGGACCGGATGAATCCGTTCTTCGTGCTGTCCGGCTCGTATGCGATCGCGGCGGTATCGATCGCGCTGATCGGCGTGGCGATCGGCGAGCCGTTCCTCGTGTACGTCACGGTGTTCATGGCGGGCTTCGGGCTGTCCGGTGCGCAGACCGGCGCAAACGTGCTGGTCGCCGGCTTCTATACGACGGCGGCGCGCGCGACTGGCGTGAGCTGGGCGCTCGGGGTGGGACGCATCGGCTCGATCATCGGTTCGATGACGGGCGGCGTGCTGCTCGCGACCTTCCATTCGCTGACGGCCGCCTTCGCGCTGTTCGCGGCGCCGGTTGTCATCGCCGGACTGGCGATGCTCGCGAACGGCTGGGTGTATCGGTCGCGCGCCTGA